A DNA window from Halorubrum sp. DM2 contains the following coding sequences:
- a CDS encoding HAMP domain-containing sensor histidine kinase, with product MRWTRAKNAGQLGLLAALGLVPLGFLLSSLSGMSDPVAVVTGVVVPIVCSALVVLATVPVARSPLSPAYTGFIVAWTALGALTLGAVALLFVSYEMSQGPPPSNPALVIGGAASVGSAFGLAFGLTDARQRWAQGQLERANGQLTVLNRVLRHNIRNAMTVVRGRARFIRQQAEASQRAGADGAGDGLADHAVVVEENAERLLGVSEHARHIDAVIGPDDDVEEVATTVDLVGVAEGAIERLGAEHPAAEFVAPAAVACRVRAHPLTEVAVSELIENAVVHGGDAPRVAVSVRRDGDGATLRVDDDGPGIPPETVEAIQRGYETSMRHADGLGLWLVRWVVDRSVADLGFDADGDGQTVTIRFERVETADGEPSPAASGDPNDLPDADATGGGRPTAATADSP from the coding sequence ATGCGGTGGACACGAGCCAAGAACGCCGGCCAACTCGGACTGCTCGCGGCCCTCGGCCTCGTTCCGCTCGGATTCCTCCTGTCCTCGCTGTCGGGGATGTCCGACCCCGTGGCGGTCGTGACCGGTGTCGTCGTCCCCATCGTCTGTAGCGCGCTCGTCGTCCTCGCGACCGTTCCGGTCGCCCGCTCGCCGCTCTCGCCGGCGTACACCGGGTTCATCGTCGCGTGGACCGCGCTGGGCGCGCTGACGCTCGGAGCCGTCGCGCTGCTTTTCGTCAGCTACGAGATGAGCCAGGGGCCGCCGCCGTCGAACCCCGCCCTCGTCATCGGCGGCGCGGCGTCGGTCGGGTCGGCGTTCGGGCTCGCGTTCGGGCTGACCGACGCGCGTCAACGCTGGGCACAGGGCCAACTCGAACGCGCTAACGGACAGCTCACGGTGTTGAACCGTGTGCTCCGGCACAACATCCGCAACGCGATGACGGTCGTCCGAGGGCGCGCGCGGTTCATCCGCCAGCAGGCCGAGGCGAGCCAGCGGGCCGGGGCGGACGGCGCGGGCGACGGCCTCGCGGACCACGCCGTCGTCGTCGAGGAGAACGCCGAGCGCCTGCTCGGGGTCAGCGAACACGCCCGCCATATCGACGCGGTGATCGGGCCGGACGACGACGTGGAGGAGGTGGCGACGACCGTCGACCTCGTCGGCGTCGCGGAGGGAGCGATCGAGCGACTCGGGGCCGAACACCCGGCGGCCGAGTTCGTCGCGCCCGCGGCGGTCGCCTGTCGCGTCCGCGCGCACCCCCTCACGGAAGTCGCCGTCTCGGAACTGATCGAGAACGCGGTCGTCCACGGCGGCGACGCGCCCCGCGTCGCGGTGTCGGTGCGGCGGGACGGCGACGGGGCGACGCTCCGCGTCGACGACGACGGGCCGGGTATCCCGCCCGAGACGGTCGAGGCGATCCAGCGCGGGTACGAGACGTCGATGCGCCACGCCGACGGGCTCGGGCTGTGGCTCGTCCGGTGGGTCGTCGACCGCTCGGTCGCCGACCTCGGTTTCGACGCCGACGGCGACGGGCAGACCGTGACCATCCGCTTCGAGCGCGTCGAGACCGCCGACGGCGAGCCGTCCCCGGCGGCCAGCGGCGATCCGAACGACCTCCCCGACGCGGACGCGACGGGCGGCGGTCGCCCGACTGCGGCCACCGCCGACAGTCCCTGA
- a CDS encoding DUF5789 family protein, whose amino-acid sequence MSDTDADEDDEEAEAEPAVELGDGPDVAGEPVARVASRLTWPATRSDVRAQEGDAEIRTPEGPRELDAVLAESEVPLFESRSEFVRAVEDVVGRGPVATE is encoded by the coding sequence ATGAGCGACACCGATGCGGACGAGGATGACGAGGAGGCCGAAGCGGAGCCGGCCGTCGAACTCGGAGACGGGCCGGACGTGGCCGGTGAGCCGGTCGCCCGCGTCGCGTCGCGGCTCACTTGGCCCGCGACGCGCAGCGACGTCCGGGCACAGGAGGGCGACGCCGAGATCCGGACGCCCGAGGGCCCCCGCGAGCTCGACGCGGTGCTCGCGGAGAGCGAGGTCCCGCTGTTCGAGAGCCGGAGCGAGTTCGTCCGAGCGGTGGAGGATGTCGTCGGTCGCGGTCCCGTCGCGACCGAGTAG
- a CDS encoding type II secretion system F family protein, whose amino-acid sequence MSRRRTTGTTGASEATKTTETTGTTEASADDALAAGGRLAVVDRVCYALFARHASDRRHDADRKRYRGTALDTGFETYLARAYGLSWVVAAAVFLPALVVAAGAAPAVAAAVEARFGAALLSGGSTATPAPTPGSVGPLRTDRAAALVAVAVALLAKRATVAVAGLHLRWVAATRRTDIERTLPGAVRYLELLASGSDGPRAMLRKAADDDAYGATATSLRKALNAARLAGSLDEGLRRVARDTPSRELLAPFLLKFRKRAAAGDEALSEFLATERRMLSHRQDRARKRARRFLELLTELFVAVLVLPALLVIGATALSVVIPELLPPVSTPVGVVPTRAVVLYGAVAFLVAFGLAAAVAVGTLRPPSQRASYAVPASPRAVLASAGRNPASTAVVAAGPAVALALWLAVAGYTLVNVVLVGYAAFAVPVGLVAARRTRIDDAKDRELADFVHAVSGHVAQGRPLAEAVDAVARDADLGVLDDDVADLAFALRSTTATEAVTGRESDPAEEATSVDVRAAAIERFVDRVGTPLAAGTLGLVTGALNAGGDADAVFETLRIEVGRLYSEQRALRSAMQPYIAVGWAAAVLVAGVVAVVNTQVVDAARLAEFAAASDAVTEPEGVYPELERFRLYVVTQATVLASGWFAGTAARGRYAALLHSGALVACCYVVFTVGGLV is encoded by the coding sequence GTGAGCCGGCGGCGGACGACCGGAACGACCGGCGCGAGCGAGGCGACCAAGACGACCGAAACGACCGGGACGACCGAGGCGAGCGCGGACGACGCGCTCGCGGCGGGCGGCCGGCTGGCAGTCGTCGACCGGGTCTGTTACGCGCTGTTCGCGCGCCACGCGAGCGACCGCCGCCACGACGCCGACCGGAAGCGGTACCGCGGGACCGCGCTCGACACCGGCTTCGAGACGTACCTCGCGCGGGCGTACGGCCTCTCGTGGGTCGTCGCTGCCGCCGTCTTCCTCCCGGCGCTCGTCGTCGCGGCCGGCGCGGCCCCCGCGGTCGCGGCCGCGGTCGAGGCCCGGTTCGGCGCGGCGCTGCTCTCCGGGGGGTCGACGGCGACGCCCGCGCCGACGCCCGGCTCGGTCGGGCCGCTCCGCACGGACCGCGCCGCGGCGCTCGTCGCGGTCGCGGTCGCGCTCCTCGCGAAGCGCGCGACCGTGGCGGTCGCCGGCCTCCACCTCCGGTGGGTGGCCGCCACGCGGCGGACCGACATCGAGCGCACCCTCCCCGGGGCGGTGCGGTACCTCGAACTGCTCGCCTCGGGGAGCGACGGGCCGCGGGCGATGCTCCGGAAGGCGGCCGACGACGACGCGTACGGGGCCACCGCGACCTCGCTCCGGAAGGCGCTCAACGCCGCCCGGCTCGCCGGGAGCCTCGACGAGGGGCTGCGGCGCGTCGCCCGCGACACCCCCTCCCGGGAGCTGCTCGCGCCGTTCCTTCTCAAGTTCCGGAAGCGCGCGGCGGCCGGCGACGAGGCGCTCTCGGAGTTCCTCGCGACCGAGCGCCGAATGCTATCCCACCGACAGGACCGCGCCCGGAAGCGGGCCCGCCGGTTCCTCGAACTGCTCACGGAGCTGTTCGTCGCCGTGCTGGTGTTGCCGGCGCTGCTCGTCATCGGCGCGACCGCGCTGTCGGTCGTGATCCCCGAACTGCTCCCGCCGGTGTCGACGCCCGTCGGCGTGGTACCGACCCGCGCGGTCGTACTCTACGGCGCGGTCGCGTTCCTCGTCGCGTTCGGGCTCGCGGCCGCCGTCGCGGTCGGCACGCTCCGCCCGCCGAGCCAGCGGGCGAGCTACGCGGTCCCCGCGAGCCCGCGGGCGGTCCTCGCGAGCGCCGGGCGCAACCCCGCCAGCACGGCGGTCGTCGCCGCGGGACCCGCGGTCGCGCTCGCGCTCTGGCTCGCGGTCGCGGGCTACACGCTCGTCAACGTCGTCCTCGTCGGCTACGCGGCGTTCGCGGTGCCGGTCGGACTCGTCGCCGCGCGGCGGACCCGGATCGACGACGCGAAGGACCGCGAGCTGGCGGACTTCGTCCACGCCGTCTCGGGGCACGTCGCGCAGGGGCGTCCGCTCGCCGAGGCCGTCGACGCGGTCGCGCGCGACGCGGACCTCGGCGTCCTCGACGACGACGTGGCCGACCTCGCGTTCGCGCTACGGTCGACGACCGCGACCGAGGCCGTGACCGGGAGAGAGTCCGACCCGGCCGAGGAGGCGACCTCGGTCGACGTGCGCGCGGCCGCCATCGAGCGGTTCGTCGACCGCGTGGGGACCCCTCTCGCGGCCGGGACGCTCGGGCTGGTCACGGGCGCGCTGAACGCCGGCGGCGACGCCGACGCGGTGTTCGAGACGCTCCGGATCGAGGTCGGGCGGCTCTACAGCGAGCAGCGCGCGCTCCGCTCGGCGATGCAGCCGTACATCGCGGTCGGCTGGGCCGCGGCGGTCCTCGTCGCCGGCGTCGTCGCGGTCGTGAACACGCAGGTGGTCGACGCCGCGCGGCTCGCGGAGTTCGCGGCCGCGTCGGACGCCGTGACGGAGCCGGAGGGCGTGTACCCCGAACTGGAGCGGTTCCGGCTGTACGTCGTCACGCAGGCGACGGTGCTGGCGTCCGGGTGGTTCGCCGGCACCGCCGCCCGCGGGCGCTACGCGGCGTTGCTTCACTCCGGCGCGCTGGTGGCGTGCTGTTACGTCGTCTTTACCGTGGGCGGGCTGGTGTGA
- a CDS encoding DUF302 domain-containing protein — MTIPFDPHELDPEEYGETRTTLETDHESAIERVREVCTDAGFGIPVEFSPSELLNEKVDADRDPYYVLGACNPRMADRALDATDGRIGGLFPCNMIVREVEPGTQEVYHVSIMKIARLLGLPVDDDEMDAIIDDTGEMVDAVFAELDNEA, encoded by the coding sequence ATGACGATTCCGTTCGATCCGCACGAGCTGGACCCCGAGGAGTACGGCGAGACGCGGACGACGCTCGAAACCGACCACGAGTCGGCGATCGAACGCGTCCGCGAGGTGTGTACCGACGCCGGGTTCGGGATTCCGGTCGAGTTTTCCCCCTCCGAACTCCTCAACGAGAAGGTCGATGCTGACCGGGACCCGTACTACGTTCTCGGCGCGTGTAACCCCCGGATGGCGGACCGCGCGCTCGACGCGACCGACGGCCGGATCGGCGGGCTGTTCCCCTGTAACATGATCGTCCGCGAGGTCGAACCCGGCACGCAGGAGGTGTACCACGTCTCGATCATGAAGATAGCGCGCCTGCTCGGACTCCCCGTCGATGACGACGAGATGGACGCGATCATCGATGACACCGGCGAGATGGTCGACGCCGTGTTTGCGGAACTGGACAACGAGGCGTAG
- a CDS encoding DUF6293 family protein translates to MSDLDVPKRVHVVPLGYELDRIVEPVVDGDADEVIFLEPDADRDGVDRPAYHETARERIRTEGVRTETVECDIFNLFSSLGTIAEISDELRDHNVYVNLASGSKVTAIGGMIACMVSGAIPYYVRATEYAGGEERPVASGAKPPETLPKYPIEEPNAEHVAVLAYVEREQPVTKGDLIDYGREEGLPFVERYDTEGVQNPERGYYRRLNAHVVDPLAERGFVDVEEHSKYQYLSVTESGSNHLRAFRYLLRE, encoded by the coding sequence ATGAGCGATCTCGACGTTCCGAAGCGGGTCCACGTCGTTCCGCTGGGATACGAGTTAGACCGCATCGTCGAACCGGTCGTCGACGGCGACGCCGACGAGGTGATCTTCCTCGAACCGGACGCGGACCGTGACGGGGTCGACCGGCCGGCATACCACGAGACCGCCCGCGAGCGGATCCGGACCGAAGGGGTCCGGACCGAGACCGTCGAGTGCGACATCTTCAATCTCTTCAGTTCGCTCGGAACGATCGCCGAGATATCGGACGAACTGCGAGATCACAACGTCTACGTGAACCTCGCGTCGGGGTCGAAGGTGACCGCGATCGGAGGGATGATCGCCTGTATGGTCTCCGGCGCGATCCCGTACTACGTCCGCGCGACGGAGTACGCGGGCGGCGAGGAGCGGCCGGTCGCCTCGGGCGCGAAGCCGCCGGAGACGCTCCCGAAGTATCCGATCGAGGAGCCGAACGCCGAACACGTCGCCGTTCTCGCGTACGTCGAGCGGGAACAGCCCGTCACCAAAGGCGATCTCATCGACTACGGCCGGGAGGAGGGGCTCCCCTTCGTCGAGCGCTACGACACCGAGGGCGTCCAGAACCCGGAGCGAGGGTACTACCGGCGGCTCAACGCCCACGTCGTCGACCCGCTGGCGGAGCGCGGGTTCGTCGACGTCGAGGAACACTCCAAGTACCAGTACCTCTCCGTCACTGAGAGCGGGTCGAACCACCTCCGCGCGTTCCGCTACCTGCTCCGGGAGTGA
- a CDS encoding class I SAM-dependent methyltransferase — translation MDRNAVRRAWDEVAETYAARRDPDGSDAALVGDLLDSLSTPDSADPPRVLDVGCGDGARTLANLPPGSVGLDVSRRGLDLARETVPDARLVHGEMTALPVGDDRFDAITAYHAVFHVDRERHPDVYAEFARVLRPGGRLLMTLPGGRFETVRRGWMGGRMFFSAPGRERTLDQLRAAGFSDIETTTATDPLGSSTEFVFATLGPDRAADVSETESAETDTSDP, via the coding sequence ATGGACCGCAACGCCGTGCGCCGCGCGTGGGACGAGGTCGCCGAGACGTACGCCGCGCGCCGCGATCCCGACGGCTCGGACGCGGCGCTCGTCGGCGACCTGCTCGACTCGCTGTCGACGCCCGACTCCGCGGACCCCCCGCGCGTCCTCGACGTGGGCTGTGGCGACGGCGCGCGGACCCTCGCGAACCTCCCGCCGGGCAGCGTCGGACTCGACGTCTCGCGGCGCGGACTCGACCTCGCCCGCGAAACGGTCCCGGACGCCCGCCTCGTCCACGGCGAGATGACGGCGCTCCCCGTCGGCGACGACCGCTTTGACGCGATCACGGCGTACCACGCGGTGTTTCACGTCGACCGTGAGCGCCACCCCGACGTGTACGCGGAGTTCGCCCGCGTCCTCCGACCGGGCGGGCGGCTCCTCATGACCCTCCCGGGCGGCCGGTTCGAGACGGTCCGGCGGGGGTGGATGGGCGGGCGGATGTTCTTCTCCGCCCCCGGCCGCGAGCGGACCCTCGACCAGCTCCGCGCGGCGGGGTTTTCGGATATCGAGACGACGACCGCGACCGATCCGCTGGGCAGCAGTACCGAGTTCGTCTTCGCGACGCTGGGCCCGGACCGGGCGGCGGACGTGAGCGAGACAGAGTCGGCCGAGACGGACACGAGCGACCCGTGA
- a CDS encoding zinc-dependent alcohol dehydrogenase family protein has protein sequence MRAAVFNGPGEIGVEERPRPEIEAPTDAIVRVTHTAICGSDLWFYRGDSDRDPGSPVGHEPMGIVEEVGDDVTSVAPGDRVLAPFAISCGECEFCRKGLHTSCENGDSWGGDNGGGQGEYVRSTHADGTLVRVPDRHADDEDTLRSLLPLTDVLGTGHHAAVSAGVEEGSTVAVIGDGAVGLCGVLAARRLGAERIIAVGHHEDRLELAAEFGATETVSERGEEAVERIRELTYGGPNHVMECVGAASAMNTAIDVVRPGGQIGYVGVPYGVDDEGLDVFGMFGDNVTLAGGVAPVRAYAEELMADVLQGTLDPSPIFTETVDLDGVPEGYRMMDEREAIKVLVKPHGDV, from the coding sequence ATGCGCGCAGCCGTCTTCAACGGTCCCGGAGAGATCGGCGTCGAAGAGCGACCGCGGCCCGAGATCGAGGCCCCGACGGACGCGATCGTCCGCGTCACCCACACCGCGATCTGCGGCTCGGACCTCTGGTTCTACCGCGGCGACAGCGACCGCGACCCCGGCTCGCCGGTCGGCCACGAACCGATGGGGATCGTCGAGGAAGTGGGCGACGACGTGACCTCGGTCGCCCCCGGTGACCGCGTCCTCGCCCCCTTCGCGATCTCCTGTGGCGAGTGCGAGTTCTGTCGGAAGGGGCTCCACACCTCCTGCGAGAACGGCGACTCGTGGGGCGGCGACAACGGCGGCGGCCAGGGCGAGTACGTCCGGTCGACCCACGCCGACGGGACGCTCGTCCGCGTGCCCGACCGCCACGCCGACGACGAGGACACCCTCCGGTCGCTGCTCCCGCTGACCGACGTGCTGGGCACCGGCCACCACGCGGCCGTCAGCGCGGGCGTCGAGGAAGGGTCGACGGTGGCCGTCATCGGCGACGGCGCGGTCGGCCTCTGCGGCGTCCTCGCGGCTCGCCGACTCGGCGCGGAGCGGATAATCGCCGTGGGCCACCACGAGGACCGGCTCGAACTCGCCGCGGAGTTCGGCGCGACCGAGACCGTCTCCGAGCGCGGCGAGGAAGCGGTCGAGCGGATCCGCGAGCTCACCTACGGCGGCCCGAACCACGTGATGGAGTGCGTCGGCGCGGCGAGCGCCATGAACACCGCCATCGATGTCGTCCGCCCCGGCGGCCAGATCGGCTACGTCGGGGTCCCGTACGGCGTCGACGACGAGGGCCTCGACGTGTTCGGCATGTTCGGCGACAACGTCACGCTCGCGGGCGGGGTCGCCCCGGTCCGCGCCTACGCCGAGGAACTGATGGCCGACGTGCTTCAGGGCACGCTCGACCCGTCGCCGATCTTCACCGAGACGGTCGACCTCGACGGGGTCCCCGAGGGGTACCGCATGATGGACGAGCGCGAGGCGATCAAGGTGCTGGTGAAGCCCCACGGCGACGTATAA
- a CDS encoding type II/IV secretion system ATPase subunit produces MSDGPTLRIGAETSGGDESVPAPVPPDDPEAWYAPDVRAQYESAPGVVATVRERDGGRFGYDVREPPLSPADERALDRVHDRFSAVRHRRPLTRVGVIERAERGFDPKYAEAIDRLVDASAAARRRIDYHALREFRLLGELTPIALDDRIAVADVGDDRELVVHTETFAPLETGIDADADYVERVAAERLAQYAVEFAGLAVDVVVYRERLLGSDAFETKYAVLEPDLLPGDEELIEECKSRIWETTVSDVIADRESFVAARARRFLSRRLTARNTRAWLDAAAHRARAALAERGLAAPPVDSRYARDRLDDLAYYVLRDLVGEGILTVPIRDPHLEDVEANRVGERVPTNLSFDDETTFVNVVTGIAARDGTELNASTPSAKVNLELDGVPQTIRCAVALPVISEGGPHVSIRKQRADALTPVDLVERGALSVDLVTLLWLLYEHRGVVLFAGPTGVGKTTLLNAHTPFIPFDARPVSVDEGSREVRLPHETGVSLTTRDHEDAYKSVGMAELMTEANYLNPDVEVIAEINTPESFETFGESLATGHGVIGTTHAEDIGALADRLRERDLPARLLREVDLVVFPRQVDGERYVSRAIEPLSEAAYEGLDPEAKRSPSGDPKRGGAGVVEVGDESVRYNTVAWRDGDGTFRFPGAPGGNESDRKDGDGRVAEAGASDSATGSGDAPGSGPRFRVFDRIASRTDRDREAVAAEFESKRRYVEYLVRDGVDDPEALFEFLADLRTDEAATVERAARTRDRGGDPEGDGANGGSGSQSDGSDRAGRGRP; encoded by the coding sequence GTGAGCGACGGACCGACGCTGCGGATTGGCGCGGAGACGAGCGGCGGCGACGAGTCCGTGCCCGCGCCCGTGCCGCCGGACGACCCGGAGGCGTGGTACGCGCCGGACGTCCGGGCGCAGTACGAGTCGGCACCCGGCGTGGTGGCGACGGTCCGCGAGCGCGACGGCGGGCGGTTCGGCTACGACGTGCGCGAGCCGCCGCTGTCGCCCGCCGACGAGCGCGCCCTCGACCGCGTCCACGACCGGTTCTCCGCGGTGCGACACCGCCGCCCGCTCACGCGGGTCGGGGTGATCGAGCGCGCCGAGCGGGGGTTCGACCCGAAGTACGCGGAGGCGATCGACCGGCTGGTCGACGCCAGCGCGGCCGCGCGCCGCCGGATCGACTACCACGCGCTGCGGGAGTTCCGACTGCTCGGCGAGCTCACCCCGATCGCCTTGGACGACCGGATCGCGGTGGCCGACGTGGGCGACGACCGCGAGCTGGTGGTCCACACCGAGACGTTCGCGCCGCTAGAGACCGGGATCGACGCGGACGCCGACTACGTCGAGCGGGTCGCCGCAGAGCGGCTCGCGCAGTACGCGGTCGAGTTCGCCGGGCTCGCCGTCGACGTGGTGGTCTACCGCGAGCGGCTGCTCGGGTCGGACGCGTTCGAGACGAAGTACGCCGTGTTGGAGCCGGACCTGCTGCCCGGCGACGAGGAACTCATCGAGGAGTGTAAATCACGGATCTGGGAGACGACCGTGAGCGACGTGATAGCGGACCGCGAGTCGTTCGTCGCCGCCCGCGCCCGCCGGTTCCTCTCCCGGCGGCTCACGGCGCGCAACACCCGGGCGTGGCTCGACGCGGCGGCCCACCGGGCGCGGGCCGCGCTGGCGGAGCGAGGGCTGGCCGCGCCGCCGGTCGACTCGCGGTACGCACGCGACCGCCTCGACGACCTCGCGTACTACGTCCTGCGCGACCTCGTCGGCGAGGGCATCCTGACGGTGCCGATCCGCGACCCCCATCTGGAGGACGTGGAGGCGAACCGCGTCGGGGAGCGCGTGCCGACGAACCTGTCGTTCGACGACGAGACGACGTTCGTCAACGTCGTCACCGGGATCGCCGCCCGCGACGGGACGGAGCTGAACGCCTCGACGCCCTCCGCGAAGGTGAACCTCGAACTCGACGGCGTGCCGCAGACGATCCGCTGTGCGGTGGCGCTGCCCGTCATCTCCGAGGGGGGTCCGCACGTCTCGATCCGGAAGCAGCGCGCGGACGCGCTCACCCCGGTCGATCTGGTCGAGCGCGGCGCGCTCTCCGTCGACCTGGTGACGCTTCTGTGGCTGCTGTACGAACACCGCGGGGTCGTCCTCTTCGCCGGCCCGACCGGCGTGGGGAAGACGACGCTGCTCAACGCCCACACCCCCTTCATCCCGTTCGACGCCCGGCCGGTCTCCGTCGACGAGGGGTCCCGCGAGGTGCGGCTCCCGCACGAGACGGGCGTCTCGCTCACCACCCGCGACCACGAGGACGCCTACAAGTCGGTGGGGATGGCGGAGCTGATGACCGAGGCCAACTACCTCAACCCCGACGTCGAAGTCATCGCCGAGATCAACACCCCGGAGAGCTTCGAGACCTTCGGCGAGAGCCTAGCGACCGGCCACGGGGTGATCGGCACGACGCACGCCGAGGACATCGGGGCGCTCGCCGACCGCCTGCGCGAGCGGGACCTGCCAGCGCGCCTACTCCGCGAGGTCGACCTCGTCGTCTTCCCGCGGCAAGTCGACGGGGAGCGCTACGTCTCCCGGGCGATCGAACCGCTCTCCGAGGCCGCCTACGAGGGGCTCGACCCCGAGGCGAAGCGGAGTCCGAGCGGCGACCCGAAGCGGGGCGGCGCGGGCGTCGTCGAGGTCGGCGACGAGTCCGTCCGATACAACACGGTCGCGTGGCGCGACGGCGACGGGACCTTCCGGTTCCCCGGCGCGCCGGGCGGGAACGAGAGCGACCGAAAGGACGGCGACGGACGCGTCGCGGAAGCGGGGGCGAGCGACTCGGCTACCGGCTCGGGCGACGCCCCGGGAAGCGGGCCGCGGTTCCGCGTCTTCGACCGGATCGCGAGCCGGACCGACCGCGACCGCGAGGCCGTCGCCGCCGAGTTCGAGTCGAAGCGGCGGTACGTGGAGTACCTCGTGCGCGACGGCGTGGACGACCCGGAGGCGCTCTTCGAGTTCCTCGCCGACCTGCGCACCGACGAGGCGGCGACCGTCGAGCGCGCCGCGAGAACGAGGGACCGAGGCGGCGACCCCGAGGGCGACGGGGCGAACGGCGGCAGCGGTAGCCAGAGCGATGGGAGCGACCGCGCCGGACGGGGGCGGCCGTGA
- a CDS encoding ABC transporter substrate-binding protein: MRVASLLPSATETLFALGVEPVGTSHSCDHPPAARELPTLTSTVVDYEDRSASDIDAQMRAVDGAVYDLDEERLAALEPDLLVTQATCDICAVDAGEVRVAAERLDPAPDVLALDPHSFSDALDDVRRIGEAVGEEAAANALRADLRERVDAVRERAERAVADEGRPRTAVLDWTEPPIRAGHWVRDMVELAGGDPSFQPDGPSEPVAFEDVRAADPEALVVAPCGFDRDRAVDAVGDLAERTGFDALRAVRRDRAYAVDGNGLFNRPSHRLVDSLEALFACLHPDHASTPPAANDRVARVSRDGSEAASPTVRADGG; the protein is encoded by the coding sequence ATGCGCGTCGCCTCCCTGCTGCCATCCGCCACGGAGACGCTGTTCGCCCTCGGCGTCGAACCGGTCGGCACCTCGCACAGCTGCGACCACCCGCCGGCCGCCCGCGAGCTACCGACGCTGACAAGCACCGTCGTCGACTACGAGGACCGCTCGGCGAGCGACATCGACGCCCAGATGCGCGCGGTCGACGGCGCGGTCTACGACCTCGACGAGGAGCGGCTCGCCGCCCTGGAGCCGGACCTCCTCGTCACGCAGGCGACCTGTGACATCTGCGCGGTGGACGCGGGCGAGGTCCGGGTGGCCGCCGAGCGCCTCGACCCCGCGCCCGACGTGTTGGCCTTGGACCCGCACTCCTTTTCCGACGCCCTCGACGACGTCCGGCGGATCGGCGAGGCGGTCGGCGAGGAGGCGGCTGCGAACGCGCTCCGCGCCGACCTCCGGGAGCGCGTCGACGCGGTCCGGGAGCGGGCCGAGCGGGCAGTCGCTGACGAGGGTCGCCCCCGGACCGCGGTCCTCGACTGGACGGAGCCGCCGATCCGGGCGGGCCACTGGGTGCGCGACATGGTCGAACTCGCGGGCGGCGACCCGTCGTTCCAGCCCGACGGTCCCTCCGAGCCGGTGGCGTTCGAGGACGTTCGCGCGGCCGACCCCGAGGCCTTGGTGGTCGCGCCCTGCGGGTTCGACCGCGACCGCGCCGTCGACGCGGTCGGCGACCTCGCGGAACGCACCGGCTTCGACGCGTTGCGCGCGGTCCGCCGCGACCGCGCCTACGCGGTCGACGGCAACGGGCTGTTCAACCGACCGAGCCACCGACTCGTTGACTCGCTGGAGGCGCTGTTCGCCTGTCTCCACCCCGATCACGCTTCGACGCCGCCGGCCGCGAACGATCGGGTCGCGCGCGTCTCGCGTGACGGGAGCGAGGCCGCGTCCCCCACCGTCCGCGCCGACGGCGGGTGA